The following nucleotide sequence is from Methanobrevibacter gottschalkii DSM 11977.
TAGAATCTGGTAGAATAAAAATAATCTGTTTGTATAACTCAACAGCTTCACCAAGTTGGCCATTTTTTTCCAAGTACTGAGCTTCATTCATAAGATAAGATATATTCTTAAATTTACTTTCACCTTTAGGCTTTGTTTTCCCTTTTACATTCCTTAACTTATCAAAAATATCTTCTGCATCATTAACATCAAAATTTTCTCCAATTTTTCTATTTTCCTTCATCAAACCACCTTAAGGTAATACTCCTAACATTTTCAAT
It contains:
- a CDS encoding tetratricopeptide repeat protein codes for the protein MKENRKIGENFDVNDAEDIFDKLRNVKGKTKPKGESKFKNISYLMNEAQYLEKNGQLGEAVELYKQIIFILPDSIKAYEAIANIYQKQGDIDSEKEILKKAISNCKENDEFKKRLNEIT